CCGACCTTCTTCTGCCGAGCCTGATGAAGGAGAACCAGATATGAAAAAGAATGTCTGTCCTTTCAGAAAAAGGACAAAATTTTCAATCACAGAGGCGGCCCCAAAACCGGATAGGCATGAATACATAGACGACATCTTGAAGATGCCCCCCAGCCTTGGACATTCGGCGCGATGTCATGTCGGACATGGTTTCAACCAATGCCCCCGCGTGGAGGGCTTCGGCCGTGTTCGAGCAGGCGGTCCAGAGCCTTTCTTTTTTTCAAAGAGCTTTTGCTGGATGAAGTTCAGCGATTCATCTCGAACAACCTTCGATGACCACCGTACCCTGAGCACCCAGTAACCGAGCGGAGTAGCCCCTGTGGAGTAGCCCCTATTTTGACGGGACACCCTGGCAGCGATAGGAGATAGGTCTAACCCTATGTCCAGACCTAGTGCTAACGGGGAAGCAGTGGTGGAGGTGCTGACCACGGTCCACCGTCGACGGTGGACCGTGGCGGAGAAACTGGAGCTGGTCCAGGAGTCGCTGCATCCGGGCATAAACGTCTCGTACGTGGCCCGCAAGCACGGCATCTCGCCGAGTCTGCTGTTTCGGTGGAGAAAGCTCATGAGCGATGGAGGAAAAGCCGCAATGCAGGCCGATGACCAGATCGTCAGGGCTGCCGAGTTGCGGCCGCTCAAGAAGCGTGTCCGCGAATTGGAGCGCCTGCTTGGCAGGAAGACCATGGAGGTGGAAATCCTCAAGGAGGCGTTGGAGATCGCGCGCGAAAAAACTGCTCTCGCGCACGCCGTTGCCCTGGGAGGACGGTTTCCGATGAAACGTGTGGCCGAGGCTCTGAGCGTCTCCCGCTCCAGACTTGCCGAAGCGGGTGAAGGAGCCGCCCCGTGAAAGGCCTGCGCGCTACTCCAAGGCCGAGGACGAGCGGTTGCTGCCGCTGATCCGGGACATCGTGGATCAGCGCCTTGACCTACGGCTATCGCCGGGTCTGCGCCCTGTTGAACAGGCAGCTCCGGCAGGATGGGCGCGGGCGTGAATCACAAACGCGTTTCCGGATCATGCGCCTTCATGGCCTGCTGTTGGCCAGGCACAAAGGCTACAGGCCGGAGCGCAGCCATGTTGGGGCTGCGCTCGCGCTTCACGCCGGTCCGCAGCCCGGAAAGCAACGGCATGGCCGAGGCCTTTGTGAAGACCTTCAAGCGGGACTATGTCCGTATTCATGAACGTCCCGATGCGGAGACAGTTTTGAACCAGCTCCACGCCTGGTTCGAGGACTACAACGAGAGGCACCCCCACAGGGGGCTGCGGAGCCCCCCCAAGGGATTCATCCGCTCGTCAGCATCCGCAGGGGGTCCGGTTTAGCAGGGGCAACTCCACCGAGAAGCCATTGCAGGTAATCCGAAACCAAGATTTCCCCAAAATCTCCCGCTCTGATTCCTGGACCGAGTTTGGATGTTTTACATGGGAACTTGCTATTGGTCAGATAATCTGGTCGCGGGCGTTTGCCCCGCAAGAAATCGCTCTCGGTATCCAGGCAATAGTGATTTCGGAAGTGCTTCGCCCAGGCCGAAAGTACTGCCTTCTCGTTCTCATGCGGAACTCCCAAATCTCGACCTCCTTGCCGTCGGCAGTCTTCAGTCGTTCGCCGGTATCGACGAGCAATTTAGTGTGTTCCGAAGTCCAAGGCATTCACGTCCCATCCCTGATTTAGTTGCCCTTCAATTTCAACAGCTCATCGTCCAGTCCATAGCGAACCACGTCGATCCGGTCGCTGCGTTGGGAGACAAAATCACCGGTCATCACGGGGAGCTGGAATGGGAAGAATGCCGGGTTGTTCAGAAGCAGCCCCAATGCGCCTTTGGCCTCCGGGGTGGCCAGGAGTGCGGATTCAAACATCAAGATGGCCAGGTTTGGTTCGGCAATGCTCACCGGAGCGGCGTTCTCATAGCAGCCTTTGGCCTCGGAATCCTTCAGGGCTCCCCAGGCGACAAAGGAGCGGATGACGAACCGGGCGTAACGGCTCACGGTTTGCCGGTCGCCGTACTGTTCCTTCAGGCGGTTGATGATCTGCGCCTGGGTCACCTGATCCTGCAAAGCCAACAGACGGCCGGTCTGTCGGGCCACGTTGAACCAGAACGGATAGACCGCCGAGATCATTCCCCAGTGGACCGCCAGGGCCATGGACGGATTTTCCCTCAGAAACGCCAGCGAGGCATCCCGGAATGGAATCAACGCGGGGTCAGGAGAGACCCAGATCTTCATCAGATTGTTGACGACAAAGGTCCGGGTCTGATCGCTTCGTTCGCCTTCGGAGCCGTTGCCTTTTCTGTCCGCAAGGAACTCACGAAGCTCCTGACGGATGGTTTTGGCGTCGAGCCCCGCCAGCAGCAGATTGGCTGTTTTTTGCATCCACTCGAAACGGATCGCTTGTTTGATGCCAATGGCTTCATGTCGTTTGCCCATCACCGTGTTCTCCTTTCAAACTTCACAAGGGGCACGATGACTTCTTCGATGGCTACACCGCCGTGACCTACGATGGCATCTCCCGGATTCACGAATGCGTCGCGGCCACCGGCCACCAGGGGGAAATAATCTGCGGGCAACCCGACCGGCTGCCACTCGTGGGCAAACGGGAAGGCCCCAGCAACCTGAGCGCGGAGTTCCGGCGTGGGATAGACACGAACACGCTCGCCGCGAGTTTCGGCAACCACACCTTCAGATGGGCGGCCTTTACCTTCGCATTGGATGTTGCCGTGATCGGCCGACAGCCAAACCCCATAGCCGTAATCCAGCAGTTGGCCGACCATCGCGGAAAGAAATCCTGCATGGCACCACTGCTTGACCTGGTTGTGCATTCCGGCCGAACCGAGTTGCATGCCGTGCATGATCTTGTCGACCTTGTCCACGACCAGCCCCACCACCTTGGTCTTCCCCGGGTGGATTGCGGAGTCGAGGACGCCCGCAGCATCACCGTCGCCAAGGCCACGCTGGTAGGCGACATCGAGCCGGGACAGGCCATGGCCTTCCCAGAACTGCTTCCAGAGTTTCTCTTCGCTGTTGGTCGAGTTGATGGATGACGGGAAATAGAGCGGCGGCTTGCCCGAGAAGATCGACTGCCGCGATACCGAGGTCAGCGTCGGAATCCAGGCGAAGGTCGCGGATTCGCGCATGACAAGATTGGCATCTTGCTTTTGTAGAAGCTGGCGAATGGTCACCCACTGGTCCAGGGCCAGGCCATCGACGACGATCAGCGCGGCACGGCTGCTACCGGAGTCCTCGATATCCCTTGCCAGGCGGCGCGGCACATGGTGCAGCATGGCTGGATTGGTCGGCGGCAAGTTGATCAGACTGGAGTAGTGGTCCACCAGCCAACCGGCGAAGGTCGAGTTCAGTGCATCGCCGATTTCCCTGAGCCGGGTCTGATACTCGGTGCTGTTGCCGCAGTGAACCAGCGAAGAGAGTTCGGCCCATTTCAATGCAAAGGCGGTCCAGTCCGAGTAACGCGCTTCCGCAGTGGGCAGTTCCTTTTCGACAAGGTCAAACAGGCGGGAAATCCGCAGTTCGTCATCGTCCACGGCGGAGGTGGCGATACCGCTTCGGACCCAGGACCTGGCATCCACTTCAATGCCTTTGGCCTCGACGGGGGTGAGTTTCCCCTCCAGGAACAGGTTGTCGATGTAGACTTTGATGTCCTGATGGTCGAACGGCAGGCGATCAGGGCCGGGATACTTGAGGCCGTATTCTGGCGAATCTTCCCGTACCTGATTGGCTCTGCCGAGCCTGGAAAGAAATAGCGGCCAGCGTTCCTGCAAAAAGGCGAAGAAGGCCTCATCGTCCGGAACGATCTCGGAAAGCGGCCAGGCTTTGAACCCATCATGGCCTTTCAGAACCTGGATGAGCCGCTCGGCCAGCACCAGCGGGATTTGGAGCTTGCCGTAGTGCAGGCGAAGCAAGGCGCGAAGCAGTTCCACCTCGCTGGCAATCAGCTCAGCGGCGATGCCGAACACATGGCGGAGGATGAAATCCTTGGTGGCGTTATCGCCCATGCGATCCGGCGGCGACTTGCGTTGAGCCTCAAAAAGTGTGTCCAGCAGGCTTCGGTCGAGCTTCTCGATCACCGGATAGCTAAGCGTTGGGAACAGATCCCCCAAGTTGAATGAAAGCTTGCGGCCTGCTTGGAGCAGGTCGTATGGCAGGGATTCCAGCTCCGCATCCTGCAAGCGGAGGACGACCACCAGATCTGTGTGCTCACCACGGTCCCAAATCAAGCGGTACTTGGATTCGTAGGCGTATCTGAATTCAACCGGGTCACTGAACTCGATCAGGTCGAAGCCGCGCCCGCGAAGCTCCAATGCCAGCTTCTCCTCGGTCAGCAGGCAATCCGGATCGGCGACCAGGGTCAGCTTGCTGACGTTGGGCACAAAGTCGTTCAGGATGGCGTCTCGCCAACTACTCATTGAGCGCCTCCCTTGATAATCCGCAGCATCAGCAGCGGCCGGATTTCCGGCACGATCTGCCTTGCCGATTGCAGTTCATGCCGCCACTCGGATTCGTCCGCATCGCATCGGGACAACCTGAATTGCCGTACCGCCGGCAATCCAACCCGCTCGATGGCCTTGCGGCGCGAGGCAAAGGAAACGATGCCGCGTTCCTCCTCGCGAGCCACAGAGGCGAGATGCGCCTGCTGTAATGCGTCGAACAGCTCCTGTCCGGCTTGCTCGGCTGCTTCCTGCAACCGCTCATGGGCGATGATGGATTCGTCCTGGCCGAGGGTGGCCTGCACCTGGGTTTCCGCTGTCTGCAGCGCATCCCAGATATGCCGGGCCGTGGGCAGAAACAGTTTGCCTTCCTCACTCAGGAACACACTGACATATCCCCGCCGCACCATGGGAATGCGCAGGAGCTGTGTCTTCTGGTGCATCCCGGCCTGAAGGCGGATCTCAAAGAGCCCCCAGAGCCCGGAGATGCTGGCTGGCAGTCCGCTGACGCTTACGCAAGGCAAAGGCTGGCCAGCCGCGATCTGGGGCAGGTTCAGGGCCAGCCCACGGACACGGCTGTTTTCAA
The DNA window shown above is from Desulfovibrio aminophilus and carries:
- the pglZ gene encoding BREX-3 system phosphatase PglZ is translated as MSSWRDAILNDFVPNVSKLTLVADPDCLLTEEKLALELRGRGFDLIEFSDPVEFRYAYESKYRLIWDRGEHTDLVVVLRLQDAELESLPYDLLQAGRKLSFNLGDLFPTLSYPVIEKLDRSLLDTLFEAQRKSPPDRMGDNATKDFILRHVFGIAAELIASEVELLRALLRLHYGKLQIPLVLAERLIQVLKGHDGFKAWPLSEIVPDDEAFFAFLQERWPLFLSRLGRANQVREDSPEYGLKYPGPDRLPFDHQDIKVYIDNLFLEGKLTPVEAKGIEVDARSWVRSGIATSAVDDDELRISRLFDLVEKELPTAEARYSDWTAFALKWAELSSLVHCGNSTEYQTRLREIGDALNSTFAGWLVDHYSSLINLPPTNPAMLHHVPRRLARDIEDSGSSRAALIVVDGLALDQWVTIRQLLQKQDANLVMRESATFAWIPTLTSVSRQSIFSGKPPLYFPSSINSTNSEEKLWKQFWEGHGLSRLDVAYQRGLGDGDAAGVLDSAIHPGKTKVVGLVVDKVDKIMHGMQLGSAGMHNQVKQWCHAGFLSAMVGQLLDYGYGVWLSADHGNIQCEGKGRPSEGVVAETRGERVRVYPTPELRAQVAGAFPFAHEWQPVGLPADYFPLVAGGRDAFVNPGDAIVGHGGVAIEEVIVPLVKFERRTR